A single Ciona intestinalis chromosome 12, KH, whole genome shotgun sequence DNA region contains:
- the LOC100186357 gene encoding D-galactoside-specific lectin-like — translation MRSLLVLLCCVGLVTAQANFVAVNICEGGRADIGCPAGQVMVIQRAYYGRKDPSKCPGKNTNYTECEATNSEAYIKNACGGHQSCYLISTNDTFGRDPCEDTSKYTHVEYYCHAL, via the exons aTGAGATCTCTTCTTGTTCTTCTATGCTGCGTGGGTTTGGTCACTGCTCAAGCTAACT TTGTTGCTGTGAACATTTGTGAGGGTGGACGTGCAGACATTGGGTGTCCAGCTGGCCAAGTGATGGTTATACAAAGGGCGTACTACGGTAGAAAAGATCCTTCAAA gTGCCCTggaaaaaacacaaactacACAGAATGTGAGGCAACCAACTCAGAGGCTTACATTAAAAACGCTTGTGGTGGTCACCAGTCATGCTATTTGATATCCACCAACGATACCTTTGGCAGAGACCCATGCGAGGATACCTCAAAGTATACCCATGTCGAATACTACTGCCATGCACTTTAG